From the Hordeum vulgare subsp. vulgare chromosome 1H, MorexV3_pseudomolecules_assembly, whole genome shotgun sequence genome, the window aacaccgtcggctgtagtggcgccgtcgtgtaggtcggcgtgtcaatccacgtcggtagcggggacggcgacggcggccaccggacctgggtgatcggcaggccctggggcgcgagagtggccgggggcggtggcgcgaagggcgccgcCTGCGGAGGCGGTGGTCGCGGGGttgcgtacggagcctggaggaaagtccggaggttcgagaccgccaggtTGAGGTCGCGGATCGTCGAGGACATATCCgccggggagaggacgggggcgggttcggccgccagggccgcggGACCGGAGGCGGCCGGACCTGAGGTGGCTGGCAGCGGCGAGTGGTGCGGCGATGGCGGCTGCTGCAaggtggcggggaaggcggtggtggcggcggcggtggtggtgggaaggtccgacaaactcatcgaacccaagctacctgataccaaattggtagaggctagggttctaccaggtctcggacgtaggttgtaggggtgaaagtgcgggctgcgaggttggggacgccggcgccggcggttgggcgtcgttgcggcgtgagagagagagagagagagagagagagagaggcggctagggtttggggctctcgtctcctgagggagacaaCAACAGAATatattgtttattgtctgcttaatattgaaggggtacatgtgtttatataggaggacagcctccactaaaccctagataacttggactctaatataacttggactctaagataagtAAGATAACTTAGGCTAAACCCGTAATTAACCCTGTCCATAACTAATGCGGCCTGTGTCTTCATACTTGCATTTTACTATACACCAGGTTACCTACTTCAAGTGTGGAGGTGTCTCCCTTGGTGTTGCCATACAACACCATGTCGCTGATGGCATGTCCGGCTTGCATTTCATTAACTCATGGTCTGATCTCTGCCGTAGAGCTAAAATTGCAGTCATGCCCTTCATTGACCGCACCCTCATCCGGCCTCGAAAACCCCCGAGTCCATGCTACCCACATGTTGAGTACCATCCATCCCCGGCCATGGTGTCATCCATACCCCAGGATCTCTCTTCTAAAGGAACATCGCCTGCCAGTGctgttgacatcttcaagctcaccAGCAACGACATTGGCCGCTTGCGTTCACAGCTTCCCAAAGGCCACGATTTGCCACGGTTCAGCACATACACATTGATATCTGCACATGTATGGCGTTGTGTCTCTCTCGCGCGTGGCTTGCCATCTGAACAGCCCACCAAGTTGTATTGTGCCATTGATGGGAGGAAACGGCTTAATCCCCCACTACCAGAGGGTTTTTTAGGCAATGTATTGTTCACTGCCACACCAATTGTGGAGGCTGGCAAGGTGGTCGGTGGGCTGGCAGATGCAGCAAAGATAATCCAAAGGGAGCTAGATAGGATGGATGATGACTACTGCCGCTCAGCGTTGGACTACCTTGAGCTGCAACCTGATTTGTCGCCATTGGTCCGAGGAGCGCATACCTACCGTTGTCCTAACCTTGGAATCACCAGCTGGGTTAACCTGCCAGTCCACAACGCGGATTTTGGATGGGGCCGTCCGGTGTTCATGGGTCCTGGAGGCGTCGCATTTGAGGGGCTCGCCTACATTCTCCCAAGCGTACACAACGATGGGAGCTTGTCCATCGCAATCTCACTACAGGTCGACCACATGAAGAATTTCCGAAAGTTGATCTTTCAACTGTAAGATAATTGGCATTACTTACCCCATGCCAAAATGAAGTTGAGAAATTTGATTTTGGATCTGTAATACATTATTTTTGAGCTTCCCATTTGCCATGCCAAGTCTTTTACTCCGGAACTCCTGCAAATAAATGTTGGCTGCAAAACATATATCTACACCGTATTTAGGACATGTTTTGAACAGTTACGGTACACACACCTTTTGTCCAATCAGTGCCAGGTTTAGCTACAAATAATGAAAATATTCCATTGGTAGCCACAAATTATAGTCCACATCCTATAATTTAAAGGGTCCTGATATTGTCCACACGTGTGAACGTTAATTAAGTGAGTCTTGCCACACGTTTCGTATGGTGTGTAAAAAAAATAACCCGCACGTTTACATGATAAAACAGCTAACGCCTACACGTCCGGCCTCCTGCCTTGTGACCCACACATACAGTCTGTCACCTCACGGTCCCGCATGCCCCTGTGTGACAGTTGTCATGGTTGCTGAACCGTGGCAACTGTTTATTTAACTACAGTTGCCATGTCTGAACAACTATAGTTGTCATGGTTGCTCAACTGCAGTCGCCATGTCTCAGCAACTGCATTGCCATGTAACACTAGAAATACATGGCAACTGACAGCCGTGCGGGCATGTGGACGCGCGACGGCAGTTCCACCCAGTTGTCATGTAACACTGAAAAAATACATGGCACCTGACAGGCGTGTGAGCGCGCAACGGTAGTTCCACTCAGTTGCCATGTAACACTGGAAAGACATGCATGGCAACTGACAGGCATGCGGGCGTGTGGACGCGATGTCAGTTCCATCACACGTCCGGTTGGCAGCCGTGAGCTCTACGTGCGTGAAACAGATGTGTAGGCGAACTGATAAACGCGCACACACgagcccagtcctacgtggcatggAAAATATGACAAAACTTGCCAAGATTCATACAATCACAAACGGAcggctaaagacggagaataccatggatTTGTGATTGAATCTtgggtagatgatgttagggattgtaaaagatgttatattgtatatatatgtagtagcgtcggatagatatacgaaaacttgttgttcgactaaGCACGGAGAAAGAAATGTTACTTTTCTCTATATATATTCAGCATGACGATCTTGTATAATTAatgattttctttatttttttgttagTTAGCGTTGAATTCTCTCTATATGAATAGCACGGACCCACTAAAAACCTCATCCGAAGCCTGACGTTTTTGAAAAT encodes:
- the LOC123448801 gene encoding hydroxycinnamoyltransferase 1-like, which produces MRPVSSYLHFTIHQVTYFKCGGVSLGVAIQHHVADGMSGLHFINSWSDLCRRAKIAVMPFIDRTLIRPRKPPSPCYPHVEYHPSPAMVSSIPQDLSSKGTSPASAVDIFKLTSNDIGRLRSQLPKGHDLPRFSTYTLISAHVWRCVSLARGLPSEQPTKLYCAIDGRKRLNPPLPEGFLGNVLFTATPIVEAGKVVGGLADAAKIIQRELDRMDDDYCRSALDYLELQPDLSPLVRGAHTYRCPNLGITSWVNLPVHNADFGWGRPVFMGPGGVAFEGLAYILPSVHNDGSLSIAISLQVDHMKNFRKLIFQL